A single genomic interval of Littorina saxatilis isolate snail1 linkage group LG17, US_GU_Lsax_2.0, whole genome shotgun sequence harbors:
- the LOC138951723 gene encoding uncharacterized protein produces the protein MTSVTATTSTGSKNKRKAIGVVLLSGEELIIHVDVKGKLYEVFNQVAAHLSLRETEYFGLAILRDEEYQFLILDEKISKVAPKKWKTGPGEGLDSEGKPLFSVWFRVQFYVDQVVLLREKVTRHLYYLQLKENVLKYNHLYNEEKCFQIVGFALQADYGNYIADKHIAGYFDPRQYFPAWILEKRGAEYLGHNCPLVHRDLHNVTRTDAELKYVRECSSPPGAHNLHFYRARKKKTDKVCNTWLAICARGVEVYEDDAGYKNLISTFLWPDIGRLVFDKKKFEIRSVGSAGGRRFAYYTESDVTSKYLLHICRSTHMFQMAIQPKLMEIRHLDAEDKKRYRESYIYSDVRDLHKNGGPVQFRSNKSPGKSPAGNQRYSVISDASSNTTSGIVSDKMAISFDEGEEPGHQEIIIDCPPRQSSLHGVPGQPHTKMPLRGSYKMTPPTPGSRSPALPPQSLELFRSPGSSGKGSPATPHLQELSPASSTGSYRAKLQQTTHSLYTKPYVFPTPSPSSPGQPYSLRNPSPSSPREREFPSVARSASQKESFKGLHGPMLAGLERNVSGDSTATTGSTASTGIVALSVENSPVTQSEHGGVQYASSPVTQQGHVLGVSAGQYHPSSPKVTGTPSFYSPASFSQALPGQVMGTGGVGGMVYQVESPSGQQTIMGYLGVPSPSPPQHHLTTPHPPPMYTDRSKEVKTEEVQEVLAPPPAFADASSRVGEAGGSCVKQVEHSHGCPSHSSHSSGAVSSNSSYTQGGSIDSGHVLSDIDSSSAHHSAQSSEEDSGVNYSDSSTSRKTGVKRNTPAKVKAGSKKGGNKATHVSVKNQKEALHPDIEQILGQTQAASLPFITALCNDLMTGSTHSSTGSYDTATLRSSDSSHPDSRRWSTCGPMETSMGAESGCSSTNTMLVAVGGGGARPYSWHSEHFDLDATLSAMPQQRGNIVPRFKPHAHFRPPHPNHPLPLQDNHRSFPHDLYTASSAGNSVLWTQAVTNNSGSSAPYGGSLDRYSPELLAQQLIPSRLNSGGHSVTDSGNIGPHKMLKENIGIA, from the exons ATGACCTCTGTGACCGCGACGACGAGCACAGGCAGCAAGAACAAGCGCAAGGCCATCGGCGTCGTCCTGCTCAGCGGGGAGGAACTCATTATCCATGTCGAT gTCAAAGGCAAGCTGTATGAGGTGTTCAACCAGGTGGCAGCACACCTCAGTCTGCGAGAGACGGAGTACTTTGGCCTGGCCATTCTCAGAG ATGAAGAGTACCAGTTCTTGATTCTTGATGAGAAAATATCCAAAGTTGCACCAAAGAAATGGAAAACTGGCCCAGGGGAG GGGTTGGATAGCGAGGGAAAGCCACTGTTCAGCGTGTGGTTTCGAGTCCAGTTCTACGTTGACCAAGTCGTGTTACTGAG GGAGAAGGTGACGCGACACCTGTACTACCTGCAGCTGAAGGAGAACGTGCTCAAGTACAATCACCTGTACAACGAAGAGAAGTGTTTCCAGATCGTGGGCTTTGCCCTGCAAGCAGACTATGGCAACTACATCGCTGACAAACACATTGCTGGATACTTTGACCCTCGCCAGTACTTTCCAGCTTGG ATACTGGAAAAGAGGGGTGCGGAGTACCTGGGCCACAACTGCCCCCTGGTGCATCGAGACCTGCACAACGTGACCCGCACCGATGCGGAACTCAAGTACGTGCGGGAATGCTCCTCCCCACCTGGCGCTCACAATCTTCACTTCTACCGCGCTCGCAAGAAAAAGACGGACAAGGTCTGCAACACGTGGTTGGCAATCTGCGCTCGGGGGGTTGAGGTCTATGAG GATGATGCAGGTTACAAGAATTTGATATCAACGTTTCTGTGGCCAGACATTGGGAGGCTTGTTTTTGAT AAAAAGAAGTTTGAAATTCGGTCGGTGGGGAGTGCAGGCGGTCGTCGTTTTGCATACTACACAGAAAGCGACGTAACGTCAAAGTATCTTCTGCACATATGCCGGTCAACGCACATGTTCCAGATGGCCATCCAGCCCAAGCTTATGGAGATCAGACATCTGGACGCAGAAG ACAAGAAGCGGTACAGAGAATCCTACATATACAGCGACGTGCGAGACTTGCATAAGAATGGGGGTCCAGTACAGTTCCGCAGCAACAAGTCACCCGGCAAATCGCCCGCCGGCAATCAGCGTTATTCTGTCATCAGCGACGCTTCGTCAAACACCACCTCGGGCATCGTCAGCGACAAGATGGCAATCAGTTTTGATGAAGGGGAAG AACCAGGCCACCAAGAGATCATCATTGACTGTCCACCCAGACAAAGCTCTCTCCATGGGGTACCTGGACAGCCACACACAAAGATGCCGCTCAGAGGAA GCTACAAGATGACTCCTCCCACCCCAGGCAGTCGCAGCCCGGCGCTCCCTCCCCAGTCGCTGGAGCTGTTCCGCTCGCCTGGCAGCAGCGGCAAAGGATCCCCCGCCACACCACACCTGCAGGAGTTGTCCCCCGCTAGCAGCACCGGCAGTTACAGAGCCAAGCTGCAGCAGACGACGCACAGTCTCTACACCAAGCCATACGTCTTCCCCACTCCCTCCCCTTCTTCGCCAGGCCAGCCGTACTCGCTCAGAAACCCCTCTCCGTCTTCACCGCGGGAGAGAGAGTTTCCCAGCGTGGCCCGCAGCGCAAGCCAGAAAGAGAGCTTCAAGGGCTTGCACGGCCCCATGCTGGCTGGGCTGGAGAGGAACGTGTCTGGTGACAGCACGGCGACGACCGGTTCCACAGCGTCTACGGGGATCGTTGCTCTGAGCGTGGAGAATTCTCCCGTCACACAGTCGGAGCACGGAGGAGTGCAGTACGCAAGTTCTCCCGTCACCCAGCAGGGTCATGTTCTGGGGGTCTCGGCGGGACAGTACCACCCCAGCTCTCCCAAAGTGACAGGAACCCCCTCCTTCTACTCCCCGGCCAGCTTCAGCCAGGCTCTGCCCGGCCAGGTGATGGGTACGGGGGGTGTGGGAGGGATGGTGTACCAGGTAGAGTCCCCCTCGGGCCAGCAAACAATAATGGGCTACCTGGGCGTTCCCAGCCCCTCCCCGCCCCAGCACCACCTCaccaccccccatccccctcccaTGTACACTGACCGCAGCAAGGAGGTCAAGACAGAGGAGGTGCAAGAAGTCTTGGCCCCTCCGCCGGCGTTTGCTGACGCTTCGTCCAGAGTTGGGGAGGCTGGCGGTTCGTGCGTGAAACAGGTGGAGCACAGCCATGGCTGCCCTTCTCACTCTTCGCACAGTAGTGGTGCTGTCAGCAGCAACAGTAGCTACACGCAGGGGGGCTCCATCGACTCGGGCCACGTCTTGTCGGACATTGACAGCAGCAGTGCTCACCATTCGGCTCAG TCGAGCGAAGAAGACTCCGGCGTGAACTACAGTGACTCGAGTACTTCCCGCAAGACAGGAGTGAAGCGCAACACCCCGGCCAAGGTGAAGGCCGGCAGCAAGAAGGGAGGCAACAAAGCCACGCATGTGTCGGTCAAGAACCAGAAGGAGGCGCTGCACCCTGACATAGAGCAGATCCTGGGCCAGACCCAGGCGGCCTCCCTGCCATTCATCACTGCCCTGTGCAACGACCTCATGACCGGCAGCACCCACAGCTCTACCGGCTCCTACGACACAGCCACGCTACGCTCCAGTGATTCCTCGCACCCCGACTCTCGCCGTTGGTCGACGTGCGGCCCCATGGAAACCAGCATGGGGGCGGAGTCTGGGTGCAGCTCAACGAACACTATGTTGGTGGCTGTAGGCGGGGGTGGGGCTCGGCCGTACTCGTGGCACAGCGAGCATTTTGATTTGGACGCTACCTTGAGCGCCATGCCGCAACAGCGTGGGAATATCGTCCCGCGGTTCAAACCCCACGCCCACTTCcgcccaccccatcccaaccACCCCTTGCCGTTGCAGGACAACCATCGTAGCTTTCCCCACGACCTTTACACGGCTTCTAGCGCCGGTAACTCTGTGCTGTGGACGCAGGCTGTAACCAACAACAGCGGGAGCAGTGCCCCCTATGGGGGATCTCTAGACCGTTACTCGCCTGAGCTGCTCGCACAGCAGCTGATTCCCTCGCGGTTGAACAGTGGTGGGCACAGTGTTACGGACAGCGGTAACATCGGCCCACACAAAATGCTGAAAGAAAACATTGGAATCGCGTAA